The genome window CACAGCCAAGCCGCTCAAATCCACGCCGATCGATTGGAACGCGACCACTACACCGAGTACCATAATCAGATAGTGCACTATCCGCTCGAACGTGAATTGCGTTCCTGCATCGATACGCATATAATTTAAAAATCGCGAAAGCACCATATCGCGAAGCAGCCGGGAGCCAATCGCAAAAATAATGACAAACACCAGCAACGTGAGCAACGCAGAAAGGGAAATAGGATTGTCGCCCAGCGTAAATAGCCGGAAATTGAGGATTTCGCTGATGTGTCGGATCAACTCCGCTTGCGGGATAAAGGATTCTGTTGCAATCGTTAAACCAATAAAAAACAATATAGTAGATACTGTTCGCTGATACAGCTTTACCCGGAACTCCGCCAACTGCAGTTTTGAAAAAATGAACCGCCGGGTCAGTCGCCTCACCAAAATAATGATCCCGAAAGTGAGCAGCAAAATTGCTGCAACATATATTAATTTGAGCGGTGTTACCGGTTGCCCGAGCAGCGTAAACAGCATTTGATGCAGCCATTGATTCATATAAAATTTCCGTGTTGATGTTTAACAAACCCGTTTCGGGGTAAATCAATATACGTTTTCACAACCATTTTTGAAAAATATTTGCAATTCGCCGCCCAAAACTAGTGAACGCTGCATGATGTTCAAACCAATCCCCACTTGCAATTCTTACAACTGCATTCTAAATTGAATGTTTGAGAACGGTTGGGTTTTTTAATGAAAGACTATGGTTACGCATTTTAGCCACAGAGTCACAGAGGAACACAGAGATTCTTTAAAAAAATCTAAAAAAATCGTGTGAGAAAAAAGGTTATTATCATCAAAAACAAGTATTTATTAAAGAAATGTTTGCCGTAATATTTCTCCGTGATTCTCCGTGTCTCTGTGTCAAAAATAGTTAATGCGTAATATCCGTTAATGAAAAATATGCGTAGGAAACAATCCGATGGGCATGTTCAAACTGCATTCCAAATACAAGCCGATGGGCGATCAGCCGGAAGCAATCCGGCAGTTGGTGAACGGGGTTAACCGGGGCGAACAATTCCAGACGTTGTTGGGTGTAACCGGCAGCGGAAAAACCTTCACGATGGCCAATATCATCGCCCAAACCGATCGCCCGACGCTCATTTTTTCGCACAACAAAACTCTTGCCGCGCAGCTTTACGGGGAATTCAAACAATATTTCCCGGAAAACGCGGTCGAATTTTTTATTAGCTATTACGATTATTACCAGCCGGAAGCATATGTGCCCACCACCGATACCTACATCGCCAAAGACAGCTCGCGCAACGAAGAAATCGACCGGCTGCGGCTAAAAACCACCGCTTCGCTGATGTCCCGGCGGGATGTAATTATCATTGCCAGCGTGTCCTGCATTTACGGCATCGGCTCGCCGGATGACTACGGCAACATGATGGTGTTGCTCAAAAAAGGGGAAGAAATTGCCAGGCAGGAAATTTTTGGCAAACTGGTGGATATCCAGTACACCCGAAACGATATGAGCCGGGAACGCGGCACCTTTCGCGTAAAAGGCGATGTGATTGAAATTTATCCCGCATACGAAAAATACGCCGTTCGGCTGGATACATTTGGCGATGAAATTGAGGCGATCAACTACATCGATGTAACGACCGGCGAAGTGCTGGACGAAGTGGATCAGGTGCTCATTTTCCCGGCGAGCCACTTTGTTACTACCGAAGAAAAAATGAAAATCGCCATCGAACGCATTCGCGAAGAATTGGCCGAACAGCTGGAATTGTTCCGCAAACAGAACAAATTGCTGGAAGCGCAGCGGATAGAGCAGCGCACCAATTTCGATATCGAAATGATGCAGGAAATCGGTTTCTGCAACGGTATCGAAAATTATTCCCGGCACATTACCGGACGCAACGCGGGCGATCCCGGATTCACGCTGCTGGATTTTTTCCCGGACGATTTTTTGATGTTCGTGGATGAATCACACCAAACCCTGCCGCAAATTCGCGGTATGTATTTTGGCGATCGCTCCCGCAAAGAAACGTTGGTGGACTACGGTTTCCGGCTGCCCAGTGCGCTGGACAACCGCCCGCTGAAATTCGATGAATTTATGCAGCACATCAACCAGATTATTTTTGTTTCGGCAACGCCGGCGGCGTTGGAAATTGAGCTGAGCAAAGGCGAGGTGGTCGAGCAGGTGATTCGCCCGACCGGATTGATCGATCCGGAAATCGAAGTTCGCCCGACCAAAGGGCAAATTGACGATCTCATCGAGGAAATCCGGGTGCGCATCGAAAAAGGCGAACGCGTGCTGGTACTCACGCTCACCAAACGCATGAGCGAGGATCTCACGGATTATCTCAAAGGAATGGGCATCAAAGTGCAATACATCCACTCCGAAATTGATGCGCTGGAACGGGTAGATTTGCTCCGCAATTTGCGACTGGCGGAACACGATGTGCTCGTTGGCATTAACCTTCTGCGGGAAGGGCTGGATCTGCCGGAAGTATCGCTGGTGGCGATTTTGGATGCGGATAAAGAGGGATTTTTGCGATCGGAAGTATCGCTGCTGCAGATTGCCGGACGCGCCGCACGGAACTCGAACGGATTGGTGATCATGTACGCCGATAAAATCACCAAAGCGATGAAAACGACCATCGACGAAACCGCACGCCGCCGCGAAAAACAGGTCGAATACAATACTGAGCACGGCGTAACACCAACCACGGTTTACAAAACAGTGGACGAAATTATGCAAGCCACAGCCGTTGCGGATGTGCGCGGACGGTACAAAACCAAAGGCGAAACGAACAATTTCGAAATGCCGGACGAATTTTCTGCACTGGAGCTGATCGACCGGTTGGAAAAAGAAATGAAAACCGCGGCTGCCAGCCTGGAATTTGAAAAAGCAGCCCAAATTCGCGATGAGATTTTAAAACTCAAAGGAAAGATAGGTAAATGAAAAATAGAGTAGTTGTCATCACCGGTGGAAACGGCGGGCTGGGAAAAGCCGTTGTCCAACGATTTTGGAATACGGGGGCGAAAATTATCGCGCCGGTAACTTCCGAAAAAAGCGCGGCGGAGTTGATCGCGTTTTTGGGCAGTGAAGAACGTTTGCAAACGATCGAAGCCGATCTCACAGATTCCGCTTCGGTGAAATCGCTGTTCTCCCAAATCGACGAAGAATATGGGCGCTGCGATGTGCTGGTGCATCTCGTCGGCGGATTTTGGATGGGCGGCGACATCGACGAAACACCGTTTTCCCAATTTGAGAAGATGATCCGGTTGAATTTGTTCACCGCATTTTTGTGCGCCCGTTCCGCATTCGGGATGATGAAAGACGCCCGTTCCGGCAAAATTTTTACCGTTGCGGCGCGTGCGGCGCTGGAATTGCCAGCCGGAATGGCGGCATACACCACCAGCAAAGCGGCGTTACTGGCGTTCACTGAATCGCTGGCGAAGGAAGGCGCGCCATACGGCGTTCAATCCAACACTATTTTGCCGGGTGTTATCGACACACCGGCGAATCGCAAATCCATGCCCGAAGCAAATTTTGATAATTGGGTGACGCCGGAGCAAATCGCCGAAGTCATTCTTGCCATGGCCCAACCGGGCATTACCGAGGTAACCGGTTCGTCGGTAAAGGTTTATGGAAAATCGTAATCAACGGATGAATGTTCTGTATATGTTACGCAAAACTGTTATTTGGCTGGCAATTTTGGGATTCGCTGCAACGGGTGTCGCGCAGGCGGATAGCCCGGTAACCCTTCAATTGGACAGCCTGCTGCGCACCGGAAAAGAGCAAATCTACCGGCTCGATTTCCGCGATGCGGAGCGCACATTTCGCTTCACGCAGCGGCAGTTTCCCGAACAACCGCATGGCTATATTTTTGAAGCGTATATTTCCGCGCTGGTGTATTCGATGGATCAAAGCAACGATTCGCTGGCGGAAGCGCTCAACCGGCAGGTCAGCAAAGCGCTGGATGTCGCCGAGGCATTCAAAGATCGCAATGATAAAAATCCCGAAGCGTATTTTTATCTCGCGCTGGGCAACGGCATCGATGCGCTGTATCATGTGATCAACCGCAGTTTTATCAAAGGTTATTGGAGCGGGCGCAAAACCAAATCCAATCTCGAAAAAGCCACCCAACTCGATCCCCAATATTACGATGCCTATTTCGGGCTCGGGCTGTTCCATTATTATGCAGATTTGTTGCCGGGAATGCTCAAACTGATCGCCGGAGTGCTCGGATTTGACGGCGATCGCGTGCTCGGGCGAAACGAGGTGTACATGGCGGCATCGCGCGGCACGTTTTTCCGGATCGAGGGCGAGTTCATGTATTACTCGATCGGCTATTTTCTGGAGGGCGAAAAAAGCCGTTCCATCCGTGCGCTGAAACAATTGTATCGAAAATATCCCACCAATATGGCGTTGGGGCTGATTATTGCGTATCACTATCGCCGCAGCGGATACATGGAAAAATGCATCGAATATTGCAAACAATTTGACGATCAATACAGCGATTATCTGCCGCAACTCACCAACGTTCGCTATTACAATATTGGCGTTGCCAATTACGATTTGAACCGTTTCGAGAAAGCGGATTCGCTGTTCAAAGCGCTGGAAAATTTGCCCACCCGGAAATCGCGCTACTATCGCGCGGCGATGAATTATTATCGCGGGCACATCGCAGATTTACGGTTCGATCGCGAAACGGCGGAAGCCTATTATTCGAAAATTCCAAACGAACAGCAGGAAAGCTACTGGTTTATGAATGCGGAAATGCATCGCAGATTCCCGATGGATTCGCTGCAATACCGTTTTTTTGTCGCGGAAAATATGCTGAACAGCCGCCAGTTTGATAAAAGCATCGCCGCAAGTGAGGCGCTCAAACGCGATATCGACAGCGGGCAGCGCAGCACCAATCCATTTTTGCAACAATTGGTTGATAATTTGCTGGCACGGCAGTATCATTACCGGCGAAAGATGGACGAGGCTGGAAAATTGTTTGCGTCAATCTACAAAAATCTGGACAATGTGGATGACAAATATCAGCAAAGCTGGCTGCTCATCCATTACGGGCGATATTTGCGCGATGCCAAACAGTACGATCGCGCCATCGACATCTTTGGACAGGCGGGTAGCCTGGATGACGATTTCACGAAAATTATCTGTGAACGCGAAAAATTTGTGACCAAACGACAACAACAAAATCAATCCACCGAAGACGACGAAGAAGAGTGACAACATGAGAATTTTAGTGATTGGCGGCGGCGCGCGGGAACACGCCATTTGCTGGAAAATCCGGCAAAATCCCGATGTTGAGAAAATTTATTGCGTACCCGGTAACGGCGGCATCGCGGAAATTGCCGAATGCCCGCCGGTTTCCGCAGCGGACTTCCGGCAGTTGGGGCGATTTGTCTGGGAAAACAGCATCGATTTTACGATAGTGGGACCGGAGCAACCGCTGGTAGATGGCATTGTGGATTATTTTCAGGCCCACGATTATCCCGTTTTTGGCCCAAATAAAGCGGCATCGCAATTGGAAGGCAGCAAAATTTTTACCAAACGACTGCTGGCGAAATACGATATTCCCACCGCCGAATACCGCGAATTTGACATTGTGGCAGATGCGCTGGCATATTTGAACAGCTTGCCGGAGCAGCCCATCGTCGTGAAAGCCGATGGTTTGGCTGCCGGGAAAGGCGCCATCGTTTGTCCGGATTTGGCGGCTGCCAAAACCGCCATCGACGAAATGATGACCCAACGCGTGTTCGCGGATGCCGGTTCGCGGGTGGTCATCGAAGAATTTATGACCGGCGAAGAATGCAGTATTTTCGTGATCACCGACGGCAAAGATTACGTAACACTCACACCCGCACAGGATTTTAAACGCGCACTGGACGGCGACAAAGGCAAAAATACCGGTGGAATGGGCAGTTACGCACCAACGCCATTTTTGACGGAAGCACTGAAAAAACAGGCAGTTGAGCGCGTTGTCGAACCGACACTGGATGCACTCCGCCGCGAAGGCATCGATTACACAGGTGTGCTCTATTGCGGTCTGATGCTCACCAAAGACGGCCCGAAAGTGGTGGAATTCAACTGCCGCTTTGGCGATCCGGAAACGCAGGTAGTGCTGCCGCTGCTCAAAACCGATCTGTTGGAAATTATGCAAGCGGTCACTCGGAAAGAGTTGGGCAAGCTGGATGTTGAATTGCACGATCGCCACGCTGCATGCGTTGTTCTCGCATCCGGCGGTTACCCGGATGCGTACGAAAAAGGCAAAATCATCACCGGATTGGATCAACTGGACAGCGATGTAATGGCGTTTCATGCCGGAACAGCACTGGACGGCGGCAACCTGCTCACTAACGGCGGGCGGGTGTTGGGCATCACTGCCACCGGAAATTCGCTGGCGGAAGCGATTGAAACTGCCTATCGCGGCGTGGATAAAGTGCATTTCGAGGGCATGCATTTCCGGACGGACATCGCCAAACGCGCGTTGTAACGGCTGCGAAATCCTGGGTAAAAAGGGGATCCCTGCCTTCGCAGGAAGCCCCGTATCATTTGGTGCAACATTCGTTTGTCATTTCCAAAATCTGCAACGTTTTTCCCGCCACGTAATCCCTATCACAAAAATGTAGTATTTTCTCAATATTTTTGGCGTTGTTCCGATGATAAATTGATTACAGCTACATAACTAAAGAATTGACGCTTCAGGGAGATATTGTATGAAAATTCTCATTACCGGCGGCGCCGGATTTATCGCTTCGAACATTGCGGATCGTTTTCTGGAATTGGGATACGAAGTGGTCATTGTTGACAATATGATTACCGGGCAGCGCGAAAATATTCCTGCCGCAGCCACATTTTATGAAATGGACATCTGCGATCCGGGGATCAAAAACGTGTTCGAAAGCGAAAAACCGGATCTCGTTTGCCATCACGCGGCGCAAATGGATGTTCGCAAATCGGTTGCCGATCCGGCATACGATGCAAGCGTGAACATTCTCGGCACTATCAATTTGTTGCAAAACTGTGTGAAATTTGGTGTGAAAAAATTCAATTTTGCATCCACCGGCGGTGCCATTTACGGCGAACAGGAATATTTCCCCGCGGATGAAAAACATGTGAATCAGCCGCTTTCGCCATACGGCATTACCAAGCTGGCTTGCGAAAAATACCTCTTTTTTTACAAAGAAACCCACGGGTTGGATTACACAATCCTGCGTTATGCTAATATTTACGGTCCGCGTCAAAACCCGCACGGCGAGGCTGGCGTTGTGGCAATTTTCAGCCAGCGGATGCTCCGTGGCGAACAGCCGTTTGTAAATGGCGATGGTACCCAAACGCGCGATTACGTGTTTGTCGGTGACGTGGTGAAAGCCAACGAACTGGCGCTTACCAACGGTACCGGCAAAATTTACAACGTTGGTACGGGCATCGAAACGGATGTGAATACCTTGTTCGATACCATCGCTGCACAAATGGATCACAAAGTGGAACGCAAACACCGCGAAGGTCAGCCCGGAGAGCAGTTGCGCAGCGTGCTGGATGCTTCGTTGATAAATAAAGAACTTGGTTGGTCACCCACCGTCAATTTGGAGGAAGGGTTGCGCCGTACCGTCGAGTTTTTCAGGAAGAAAAAATAGTAGTGGTTCAAAAGGGATTTATTTTTCAGGCGGGTCAAAAACCCGCCTTTTTTTTATAATTTTCCGCCACAAAATTTACAAAAATCTGCATCCGCATCGTGCCCTTCGGCGCTGCACACCGGACAACTCTGGGTGGAAATTTCGTGCTGACGCGGCAAATGCGCAAGCTCAGAGGTTACAATCCCCGTTGGTACCGCGATAATGCCGTAGCCGAGAATCATCACAATCACCGCGAGGAATTGCCCGAGTGGCGTTTGTGGCGCAATATCGCCATATCCGACGGTCGTTAGCGTCACCACCGCCCAATAAATACTCCGTGGAATACTGGTGAATCCCGCCGCCTCACCCTCGATGAGATACATCAGCGAACCGACGATGACAACAACAATCATCACTACGTATAGAAAAACAGCGATTTTCCGGCGGCTGGCTTTGAGCGCAGCACCCAATTCTGTTGCTGCGGACATATACTGAACCAGTTTCAACACCCGGAAAACCCGCAAAATTCGCAGCAATCGGATCACCAGTAAAAAATGGGTGCCAGGAAAAATAACGCTGAGATAGGTGGGAATAATCGCCAATAAATCGATGATGCCGTAAAAACTTTTGGCATATGCTAACGGCCGACCCACACAAATGAGTCGCAACACATACTCGATCGTGAATAAAATCGTAAAAAACCATTCGGCATTGCGCAGCAACTCGCCGTGTTCAACCCGAACGCTTTTCACACTATCCAGTAACACAACCACGACGCTCAGCAAAATGGCGAGTATTAATGCGAGATCAAACCACTTTCCTGCAGGTGTATCCGCTTCGAAGATGACTTCATGAAGCCGGATTTTCCAGCCGGGACTGTTTTCTTTTGGATAAAGTTCAGGTTTTGGTTTTGGTGCAATCAGTTTCTTTTTCATGTTCTCTCGGAGCCGATAAGCTTTTGATTTTATTCCACTAAAGTCTACTAAAAATACGGCTAATTGTCAAGTTGCTGCGCTAAATTTTGGCAACCGAAAATCCAATCGGACGCCACTAATTTCGCAAAAAACGGGTTTTCTTTTACATCTGCTCATAAAAAATTGCATATTCACCACGAAACTTTCACATTTTTTTTGAAATTC of Calditrichia bacterium contains these proteins:
- the uvrB gene encoding excinuclease ABC subunit UvrB, whose protein sequence is MGMFKLHSKYKPMGDQPEAIRQLVNGVNRGEQFQTLLGVTGSGKTFTMANIIAQTDRPTLIFSHNKTLAAQLYGEFKQYFPENAVEFFISYYDYYQPEAYVPTTDTYIAKDSSRNEEIDRLRLKTTASLMSRRDVIIIASVSCIYGIGSPDDYGNMMVLLKKGEEIARQEIFGKLVDIQYTRNDMSRERGTFRVKGDVIEIYPAYEKYAVRLDTFGDEIEAINYIDVTTGEVLDEVDQVLIFPASHFVTTEEKMKIAIERIREELAEQLELFRKQNKLLEAQRIEQRTNFDIEMMQEIGFCNGIENYSRHITGRNAGDPGFTLLDFFPDDFLMFVDESHQTLPQIRGMYFGDRSRKETLVDYGFRLPSALDNRPLKFDEFMQHINQIIFVSATPAALEIELSKGEVVEQVIRPTGLIDPEIEVRPTKGQIDDLIEEIRVRIEKGERVLVLTLTKRMSEDLTDYLKGMGIKVQYIHSEIDALERVDLLRNLRLAEHDVLVGINLLREGLDLPEVSLVAILDADKEGFLRSEVSLLQIAGRAARNSNGLVIMYADKITKAMKTTIDETARRREKQVEYNTEHGVTPTTVYKTVDEIMQATAVADVRGRYKTKGETNNFEMPDEFSALELIDRLEKEMKTAAASLEFEKAAQIRDEILKLKGKIGK
- a CDS encoding SDR family NAD(P)-dependent oxidoreductase, translating into MKNRVVVITGGNGGLGKAVVQRFWNTGAKIIAPVTSEKSAAELIAFLGSEERLQTIEADLTDSASVKSLFSQIDEEYGRCDVLVHLVGGFWMGGDIDETPFSQFEKMIRLNLFTAFLCARSAFGMMKDARSGKIFTVAARAALELPAGMAAYTTSKAALLAFTESLAKEGAPYGVQSNTILPGVIDTPANRKSMPEANFDNWVTPEQIAEVILAMAQPGITEVTGSSVKVYGKS
- a CDS encoding DUF3808 domain-containing protein translates to MENRNQRMNVLYMLRKTVIWLAILGFAATGVAQADSPVTLQLDSLLRTGKEQIYRLDFRDAERTFRFTQRQFPEQPHGYIFEAYISALVYSMDQSNDSLAEALNRQVSKALDVAEAFKDRNDKNPEAYFYLALGNGIDALYHVINRSFIKGYWSGRKTKSNLEKATQLDPQYYDAYFGLGLFHYYADLLPGMLKLIAGVLGFDGDRVLGRNEVYMAASRGTFFRIEGEFMYYSIGYFLEGEKSRSIRALKQLYRKYPTNMALGLIIAYHYRRSGYMEKCIEYCKQFDDQYSDYLPQLTNVRYYNIGVANYDLNRFEKADSLFKALENLPTRKSRYYRAAMNYYRGHIADLRFDRETAEAYYSKIPNEQQESYWFMNAEMHRRFPMDSLQYRFFVAENMLNSRQFDKSIAASEALKRDIDSGQRSTNPFLQQLVDNLLARQYHYRRKMDEAGKLFASIYKNLDNVDDKYQQSWLLIHYGRYLRDAKQYDRAIDIFGQAGSLDDDFTKIICEREKFVTKRQQQNQSTEDDEEE
- the purD gene encoding phosphoribosylamine--glycine ligase translates to MRILVIGGGAREHAICWKIRQNPDVEKIYCVPGNGGIAEIAECPPVSAADFRQLGRFVWENSIDFTIVGPEQPLVDGIVDYFQAHDYPVFGPNKAASQLEGSKIFTKRLLAKYDIPTAEYREFDIVADALAYLNSLPEQPIVVKADGLAAGKGAIVCPDLAAAKTAIDEMMTQRVFADAGSRVVIEEFMTGEECSIFVITDGKDYVTLTPAQDFKRALDGDKGKNTGGMGSYAPTPFLTEALKKQAVERVVEPTLDALRREGIDYTGVLYCGLMLTKDGPKVVEFNCRFGDPETQVVLPLLKTDLLEIMQAVTRKELGKLDVELHDRHAACVVLASGGYPDAYEKGKIITGLDQLDSDVMAFHAGTALDGGNLLTNGGRVLGITATGNSLAEAIETAYRGVDKVHFEGMHFRTDIAKRAL
- a CDS encoding GDP-mannose 4,6-dehydratase codes for the protein MKILITGGAGFIASNIADRFLELGYEVVIVDNMITGQRENIPAAATFYEMDICDPGIKNVFESEKPDLVCHHAAQMDVRKSVADPAYDASVNILGTINLLQNCVKFGVKKFNFASTGGAIYGEQEYFPADEKHVNQPLSPYGITKLACEKYLFFYKETHGLDYTILRYANIYGPRQNPHGEAGVVAIFSQRMLRGEQPFVNGDGTQTRDYVFVGDVVKANELALTNGTGKIYNVGTGIETDVNTLFDTIAAQMDHKVERKHREGQPGEQLRSVLDASLINKELGWSPTVNLEEGLRRTVEFFRKKK
- a CDS encoding ion transporter, whose translation is MKKKLIAPKPKPELYPKENSPGWKIRLHEVIFEADTPAGKWFDLALILAILLSVVVVLLDSVKSVRVEHGELLRNAEWFFTILFTIEYVLRLICVGRPLAYAKSFYGIIDLLAIIPTYLSVIFPGTHFLLVIRLLRILRVFRVLKLVQYMSAATELGAALKASRRKIAVFLYVVMIVVVIVGSLMYLIEGEAAGFTSIPRSIYWAVVTLTTVGYGDIAPQTPLGQFLAVIVMILGYGIIAVPTGIVTSELAHLPRQHEISTQSCPVCSAEGHDADADFCKFCGGKL